The following are encoded together in the Pseudomonas sp. IB20 genome:
- the ribF gene encoding bifunctional riboflavin kinase/FAD synthetase, translating to MQLVRGLHNLRPEHRGCVATIGNFDGVHRGHQAILGRLRERAVELGVPSCVVIFEPQPREFFTPETAPARLARLRDKLQLLAEEGVDRVLCLAFNQRLQSLSAAEFVDRILVDGLGVQHLEVGDDFRFGCDRVGDFDFLQHAGVIQGFTVEAAQTVELDGLRVSSTQVRNALAAADFALAERLLGRPFRIAGRVLHGQKLARQLGTPTANVQLKRRRVPLTGVYLVSVDIDGQSWPGVANIGVRPTVAGDGKAHLEVHLLDFAGDLYDRRLTVVFHQKLREEQRFASLEALKTAINADVAAARALAAPSAHR from the coding sequence ATGCAGCTGGTTCGAGGTCTCCACAACCTGCGCCCCGAGCATCGGGGCTGCGTCGCCACTATTGGCAACTTTGACGGTGTTCACCGTGGCCACCAGGCTATCCTGGGCCGGCTGCGTGAACGTGCGGTCGAGTTGGGCGTGCCCAGCTGCGTGGTGATTTTTGAGCCACAGCCACGGGAATTCTTCACCCCGGAAACGGCGCCGGCACGTCTGGCCCGCTTGCGCGACAAGTTGCAGTTGCTGGCCGAAGAGGGCGTGGACCGTGTGCTTTGCCTGGCTTTCAACCAGCGCTTGCAAAGCCTCAGCGCCGCCGAGTTCGTCGACCGTATCCTGGTGGACGGCCTGGGCGTGCAGCACCTGGAAGTCGGCGACGACTTCCGCTTCGGTTGCGACCGCGTCGGCGATTTCGATTTCCTGCAGCACGCTGGTGTGATTCAAGGTTTTACCGTCGAAGCCGCGCAAACCGTCGAACTGGACGGCCTGCGCGTGAGCAGTACCCAGGTGCGTAACGCCCTGGCCGCTGCCGACTTCGCCTTGGCTGAGCGTTTGCTCGGTCGCCCGTTCCGCATTGCCGGGCGGGTACTGCACGGCCAGAAGCTGGCGCGCCAACTGGGCACGCCAACCGCCAACGTGCAACTCAAGCGCCGTCGTGTACCGCTCACCGGGGTTTATCTGGTGAGTGTCGACATCGACGGCCAATCGTGGCCGGGAGTCGCCAACATAGGCGTCAGGCCCACGGTTGCAGGTGATGGCAAGGCCCACCTGGAAGTTCACCTTTTGGATTTTGCCGGTGATTTGTATGACCGGCGTTTGACGGTGGTTTTCCACCAGAAGCTGCGTGAAGAGCAGCGTTTCGCCTCACTTGAGGCGTTGAAAACGGCGATCAATGCGGATGTCGCCGCCGCCCGTGCACTAGCCGCACCTAGCGCCCATCGCTAA
- a CDS encoding DUF3565 domain-containing protein, which produces MGRDLLHKNEERTSLNKDLPESEHNPDRRGRSTASFIIGFRQDDDQHWVAELSCGHTQHLRHLPPWQSRAWVLDPAQRVKKIGQPFACGWCAQEHE; this is translated from the coding sequence ATGGGGCGAGACCTTTTGCATAAGAATGAAGAACGGACAAGTCTAAACAAGGATTTGCCCGAAAGCGAACACAACCCGGACAGACGGGGTCGATCAACGGCATCCTTCATCATCGGCTTTCGCCAGGATGACGACCAGCACTGGGTTGCCGAGCTGTCCTGCGGCCACACCCAACACCTGCGCCATCTGCCGCCCTGGCAGTCCCGCGCCTGGGTACTCGACCCCGCGCAACGCGTTAAAAAAATAGGCCAACCCTTTGCGTGCGGCTGGTGTGCGCAAGAGCACGAATAA
- the murJ gene encoding murein biosynthesis integral membrane protein MurJ gives MNLLKSLAAVSSITMISRVLGFVRDTLLARIFGASMATDAFFIAFKLPNLLRRIFAEGAFSQAFVPILAEYKTQQGEEATRTFIAYVSGLLTLVLMLVTIAGMLAAPWVIWATAPGFANTPEKFALTTDLLRVTFPYILLISLSSLAGAILNTWNRFSVPAFVPTLLNVSMIIFALFLTPYFDPPVMALGWAVLAGGLAQLLYQLPHLKRIGMLVLPRLNLKDTGVWRVMRNMLPAILGVSVSQISLIINTAFASLLVSGSVSWMYYADRLMELPSGVLGVALGTILLPTLARTYASKDRQEYSRILDWGLRLCFMLVLPCSLALGILAEPLTVALFQYGQFDAHDALMTQHALVAYSVGLLGIIVIKVLAPGFYAQQNIRTPVKIAIFTLIVTQLLNLVFIGPLAHAGLALAISVGACINAGLLFYQLRKQQMFQPQPGWGMFALKLVVAVAVMSAVLLGLMHFMPAWDQGHMLERFLRLGVLVVAGVVVYFGMLLLQGFRLRDFNRKSLS, from the coding sequence ATGAATCTGCTCAAGTCGTTGGCTGCCGTCAGCTCTATCACGATGATTTCCCGGGTATTAGGGTTCGTGCGTGACACCCTGCTGGCGCGTATTTTTGGCGCCAGCATGGCCACGGATGCGTTCTTTATTGCCTTTAAACTGCCCAACCTGCTGCGGCGGATCTTCGCCGAGGGGGCTTTTTCCCAAGCTTTCGTGCCGATCCTGGCCGAATACAAGACCCAGCAGGGCGAAGAGGCGACCCGCACTTTTATTGCGTACGTTTCGGGCCTGCTGACCCTGGTGCTGATGCTGGTGACCATCGCCGGCATGCTCGCCGCGCCCTGGGTGATCTGGGCCACGGCGCCAGGTTTTGCCAACACCCCGGAAAAATTCGCGCTGACCACTGATCTGTTGCGGGTGACCTTTCCTTATATATTGCTGATTTCCCTGTCGTCCCTGGCCGGGGCGATCCTCAACACCTGGAACCGCTTTTCGGTGCCGGCCTTCGTGCCGACCTTGCTGAACGTCAGCATGATTATTTTTGCGCTGTTCCTCACGCCGTACTTCGACCCGCCGGTGATGGCCCTGGGCTGGGCCGTGCTGGCCGGCGGCCTGGCGCAGTTGCTCTACCAGCTGCCGCACCTTAAAAGGATCGGCATGCTCGTGCTGCCGCGCCTGAACCTCAAAGACACCGGCGTATGGCGCGTGATGCGCAACATGCTGCCGGCGATCCTCGGGGTTTCCGTCAGTCAGATCTCCCTGATCATCAACACCGCGTTCGCCTCGTTGTTGGTCTCAGGCTCCGTGTCGTGGATGTATTACGCCGATCGCCTGATGGAGTTACCGTCCGGTGTGCTCGGCGTGGCCTTGGGCACGATTTTGCTGCCGACCCTGGCGCGCACCTATGCCAGCAAGGACCGCCAGGAGTACTCGCGCATCCTCGATTGGGGCTTGCGCCTGTGCTTTATGCTGGTGCTGCCGTGCTCCCTGGCGCTGGGGATCCTGGCCGAGCCGCTGACCGTCGCGTTGTTCCAATACGGCCAATTCGACGCACATGATGCATTGATGACCCAGCACGCGCTGGTGGCTTATTCCGTCGGCCTGCTCGGCATTATTGTGATCAAGGTGCTGGCTCCGGGCTTCTACGCCCAGCAAAACATCCGCACGCCGGTCAAAATCGCGATTTTCACCCTGATCGTCACGCAACTGCTCAACCTGGTGTTTATCGGCCCGCTGGCCCATGCCGGCTTGGCCCTGGCCATCAGCGTCGGTGCCTGCATCAATGCCGGCCTGCTGTTTTATCAACTGCGCAAGCAGCAGATGTTCCAACCGCAGCCAGGCTGGGGCATGTTTGCGCTCAAGCTGGTGGTGGCGGTGGCAGTCATGTCGGCAGTATTGCTTGGCCTGATGCACTTTATGCCGGCCTGGGACCAAGGCCATATGCTGGAGCGCTTCCTGCGCCTGGGTGTATTGGTGGTCGCCGGTGTGGTGGTGTACTTCGGGATGTTGCTGCTGCAGGGTTTTCGCCTGCGGGATTTCAATCGCAAGTCGCTGAGCTAG
- the cysN gene encoding sulfate adenylyltransferase subunit CysN, protein MSHQSDLISEDILAYLGQHERKEMLRFLTCGNVDDGKSTLIGRLLHDSKMIYEDHLEAITRDSKKSGTTGDDIDLALLVDGLQAEREQGITIDVAYRYFSTAKRKFIIADTPGHEQYTRNMATGASTCDLAIILIDARYGVQTQTRRHSYIASLLGIKHIVIAVNKMDINGFDQSIFESIKADYLKFADGIAFKPSTMAFVPMSALKGDNVVNKSEHSPWYTGQSLMEILETVEIANDRNYTDLRFPVQYVNRPNLNFRGFAGTLASGIVHKGDEVVVLPSGKSSRVKSIVTFEGELEHAGPGQAVTLTMEDEIDISRGDLLVHADNVPQVTDAFDAMLVWMAEEPMLPGKKYDIKRATSYVPGSITSIVHRVDVNTLAEGPASSLQLNEIGRVKVSLDAAIALDGYDSNRTTGAFIVIDRLTNGTVAAGMIIAPPVNHGGSAQHGSLAHVATEERALRFGQQPATVLFSGLSGAGKSTLAYAVERKLFDMGRAVFVLDGQNLRHDLNKGLPQDRAGRTENWRRAAHVARQFNEAGLLTLAAFVAPDAEGREQAKALIGADRLLTVYVQASPLVCAERDPQGLYAAGGDNIPGESFPYDVPLNADLVIDTQALSLEDSVKQVLELLRQRGAI, encoded by the coding sequence ATGAGCCATCAATCTGATTTGATCAGCGAGGACATCCTCGCCTACCTGGGCCAGCACGAGCGCAAGGAAATGTTGCGCTTCCTGACCTGCGGCAACGTCGACGACGGCAAGAGCACCCTGATCGGGCGCCTGCTGCACGACTCCAAGATGATCTACGAAGATCACTTGGAAGCCATCACCCGCGATTCGAAGAAATCCGGCACCACTGGCGACGATATCGACCTGGCCTTGCTGGTCGACGGCCTTCAGGCCGAGCGTGAGCAGGGCATCACCATCGATGTCGCCTACCGCTACTTCTCCACCGCCAAACGCAAATTCATCATCGCCGACACCCCCGGCCATGAGCAGTACACGCGCAACATGGCCACCGGTGCATCCACCTGTGACCTGGCGATTATCCTGATCGACGCCCGCTACGGCGTGCAGACCCAGACCCGTCGCCACAGCTATATCGCCTCGTTGCTGGGCATCAAGCACATCGTGATCGCCGTCAACAAGATGGACATCAATGGCTTTGACCAAAGCATCTTCGAGTCGATCAAGGCCGATTACCTGAAGTTCGCCGACGGTATTGCTTTCAAGCCAAGCACCATGGCCTTCGTGCCGATGTCGGCGCTCAAGGGCGACAACGTGGTGAACAAGAGCGAGCATTCGCCTTGGTACACCGGCCAGTCGCTGATGGAGATTCTCGAAACTGTCGAGATCGCCAACGACCGCAACTACACCGACCTGCGTTTCCCGGTGCAGTACGTCAACCGTCCGAACCTGAACTTCCGTGGTTTCGCCGGCACGTTAGCCAGCGGCATCGTGCACAAGGGCGACGAGGTTGTAGTGCTGCCGTCGGGCAAGAGCAGCCGCGTCAAATCCATCGTCACCTTCGAAGGTGAGCTGGAGCACGCCGGCCCAGGCCAGGCCGTGACCCTGACCATGGAAGACGAGATCGACATCTCCCGTGGCGACCTGCTGGTGCATGCCGACAACGTGCCGCAAGTGACTGACGCCTTCGACGCCATGTTGGTGTGGATGGCCGAAGAGCCGATGCTGCCGGGCAAGAAATACGACATCAAGCGCGCGACCAGCTACGTGCCGGGTTCCATCACCAGCATCGTGCACCGCGTGGACGTGAACACCCTGGCCGAAGGCCCGGCGAGTTCGCTGCAGTTGAACGAGATCGGCCGGGTCAAGGTCAGCCTCGACGCCGCCATCGCGCTGGACGGTTACGACAGCAACCGCACCACCGGTGCGTTTATCGTCATCGACCGTTTGACCAATGGCACTGTGGCCGCAGGCATGATCATCGCGCCGCCGGTCAATCATGGCGGTTCTGCGCAACACGGCAGTCTCGCTCATGTCGCCACCGAAGAACGCGCCCTGCGCTTCGGCCAGCAGCCGGCCACCGTGTTGTTTAGCGGCCTGTCGGGCGCGGGCAAAAGTACCTTGGCCTACGCGGTTGAGCGCAAGCTGTTCGACATGGGCCGTGCGGTGTTCGTACTGGACGGCCAGAACCTGCGTCATGACCTGAACAAAGGCTTGCCGCAGGACCGTGCCGGGCGTACTGAAAACTGGCGTCGTGCCGCTCACGTCGCGCGCCAGTTCAACGAAGCAGGCCTGCTGACCCTGGCCGCCTTCGTTGCCCCGGATGCCGAAGGCCGCGAACAGGCCAAGGCGCTGATTGGCGCCGATCGCCTGCTGACGGTTTACGTCCAGGCCTCGCCACTGGTGTGCGCCGAGCGTGATCCGCAAGGCCTGTACGCCGCTGGTGGGGATAACATCCCGGGCGAATCCTTCCCGTACGACGTGCCGTTGAATGCCGATCTGGTGATCGACACCCAGGCCCTGTCGCTGGAAGACAGCGTCAAGCAAGTGCTGGAACTGTTGCGTCAGCGCGGCGCGATCTAA
- the rpsT gene encoding 30S ribosomal protein S20, producing the protein MANTPSAKKRAKQAEKRRSHNASLRSMVRTYIKNVVKAIDTKDAEKAQAAYVLAVPVIDRMADKGIIHKNKAARHKSRLNGHIKALNVAAAA; encoded by the coding sequence GTGGCCAACACACCTTCCGCCAAAAAACGTGCAAAACAGGCTGAGAAGCGTCGCAGCCACAACGCCAGCCTGCGATCCATGGTTCGTACCTACATCAAGAATGTAGTTAAAGCCATCGACACCAAAGACGCTGAAAAAGCCCAAGCTGCTTACGTTCTGGCCGTGCCAGTTATCGACCGTATGGCCGATAAAGGCATCATCCACAAGAACAAGGCCGCTCGTCATAAGAGCCGCCTGAATGGCCACATCAAGGCTCTGAACGTCGCTGCAGCAGCCTAA
- a CDS encoding FKBP-type peptidyl-prolyl cis-trans isomerase: MTIAANKAVSIDYTLTNDAGEVIDSSAGGAPLVYLQGAGNIIPGLEKALEGKNVGDELTVAVEPEEAYGEYSAELVSTLSRSMFEGVDELEVGMQFHASAPDGQMQIVTIRDLDGDDVTVDGNHPLAGQRLNFQVKIVAIRDASQEEVAHGHVHGEGGHQH, from the coding sequence ATGACGATCGCCGCTAACAAGGCTGTCTCCATCGACTATACCCTGACCAACGACGCTGGTGAGGTCATCGACAGCTCCGCCGGCGGCGCGCCGCTGGTCTACCTGCAAGGCGCAGGTAACATCATCCCGGGCCTGGAAAAGGCTCTGGAAGGCAAGAACGTCGGTGACGAACTGACCGTCGCCGTAGAACCTGAAGAGGCTTACGGCGAATATTCCGCCGAACTGGTTAGCACCTTGAGCCGCAGCATGTTCGAAGGCGTTGACGAACTGGAAGTGGGCATGCAGTTCCACGCTTCCGCGCCGGACGGCCAAATGCAGATCGTCACCATCCGCGACCTGGACGGCGACGACGTGACTGTCGACGGTAACCACCCACTGGCTGGCCAGCGTCTGAACTTCCAAGTGAAGATCGTTGCGATCCGCGACGCCTCCCAAGAAGAAGTTGCTCACGGCCACGTTCACGGTGAAGGCGGTCACCAGCACTGA
- the cysD gene encoding sulfate adenylyltransferase subunit CysD, which translates to MVDKLTHLKQLEAESIHIIREVAAEFDNPVMLYSIGKDSAVMLHLARKAFFPGKLPFPVMHVDTRWKFQEMYKFRDKMVEELGLDLITHVNPDGVAQGINPFTHGSAKHTDIMKTEGLKQALDKHGFDAAFGGARRDEEKSRAKERVYSFRDSKHRWDPKNQRPELWNVYNGNVNKGESIRVFPLSNWTELDIWQYIYLEGIPIVPLYFAAERDVIEKNGTLIMIDDDRILEHLSDEDKARIVKKKVRFRTLGCYPLTGAVESEAETLTDIIQEMLLTRTSERQGRVIDHDGAGSMEDKKRQGTELMQ; encoded by the coding sequence ATGGTCGACAAACTGACGCATCTGAAACAGCTGGAGGCGGAAAGCATCCACATCATCCGCGAGGTCGCCGCCGAGTTCGACAACCCGGTGATGCTCTACTCGATCGGTAAAGACTCCGCCGTGATGCTGCACCTGGCGCGCAAGGCTTTCTTCCCGGGCAAGCTGCCGTTCCCGGTGATGCACGTCGACACCCGCTGGAAATTCCAGGAGATGTACAAGTTTCGCGACAAAATGGTCGAAGAGCTTGGCCTGGACCTGATCACCCACGTCAACCCCGATGGTGTGGCGCAGGGCATCAACCCGTTCACCCACGGCAGCGCCAAGCACACCGACATCATGAAAACCGAAGGCCTCAAGCAGGCCTTGGACAAGCATGGTTTCGACGCAGCGTTCGGCGGTGCCCGTCGTGATGAAGAGAAATCCCGCGCCAAAGAGCGCGTGTACTCATTCCGCGACAGCAAACACCGCTGGGACCCGAAGAACCAGCGCCCGGAGCTGTGGAACGTTTATAACGGCAACGTCAACAAGGGTGAGTCGATCCGCGTGTTCCCGCTGTCCAACTGGACCGAGCTGGACATCTGGCAGTACATCTACCTGGAAGGCATCCCGATTGTGCCGCTGTACTTCGCCGCCGAGCGCGACGTGATCGAGAAGAACGGCACATTGATCATGATCGACGACGACCGCATCCTCGAGCACTTGTCCGACGAAGACAAAGCCCGAATCGTCAAAAAGAAAGTACGTTTCCGTACCCTTGGCTGCTACCCGTTGACGGGCGCGGTGGAGTCCGAAGCCGAAACGCTGACGGACATCATTCAGGAAATGCTCCTGACGCGAACTTCCGAGCGCCAGGGCCGGGTCATCGATCACGATGGCGCAGGCTCGATGGAAGATAAAAAACGTCAGGGTACTGAGCTTATGCAATGA
- a CDS encoding Nif3-like dinuclear metal center hexameric protein, with protein MAVPLTTLVEEADRYLGSAKIADYCPNGLQVEGRPQVMRIVSGVTASQALLDAAVEAQADLVLVHHGYFWKGENPCITGMKQRRLKTLLKHDISLLAYHLPLDLHPDVGNNVQLARQLDITVEGPLDPSNPKIVGLVGSLAEPLSPRDFARRVQDVMGREPLLIEGSEMIRRVGWCTGGGQGYIDQAIAAGVDLYLSGEASEQTFHCARENDISFIAAGHHATERYGVQALGDYLARRFALEHLFIDCPNPI; from the coding sequence ATGGCCGTCCCCCTTACCACCCTCGTCGAGGAAGCGGACCGCTACCTTGGCAGTGCAAAAATTGCCGATTATTGCCCCAATGGCCTGCAGGTCGAGGGCCGCCCGCAGGTGATGCGCATCGTCAGCGGCGTGACCGCAAGCCAAGCCCTGCTGGATGCCGCCGTCGAAGCCCAAGCTGATTTGGTGCTGGTGCACCACGGTTATTTCTGGAAGGGCGAAAACCCGTGCATCACCGGCATGAAGCAGCGCCGCCTGAAAACCCTGCTCAAGCATGACATCAGTTTATTGGCCTACCACCTGCCGCTGGATCTGCATCCGGACGTGGGCAACAACGTGCAACTTGCCCGTCAGCTGGACATCACTGTCGAGGGCCCGCTGGACCCGAGCAATCCGAAAATCGTCGGGCTGGTCGGTTCTCTCGCCGAGCCATTGTCGCCCCGCGACTTCGCGCGTCGTGTGCAGGATGTGATGGGCCGTGAGCCGCTGTTGATCGAAGGCAGCGAGATGATCCGCCGCGTCGGCTGGTGCACCGGTGGTGGCCAGGGCTATATCGACCAGGCGATTGCCGCCGGTGTCGACCTGTACCTGAGCGGTGAAGCCTCCGAGCAAACCTTCCACTGTGCGCGGGAAAACGACATCAGCTTTATTGCTGCCGGGCATCACGCCACTGAGCGCTACGGCGTCCAAGCGCTGGGCGATTACCTGGCTCGGCGGTTTGCCCTGGAGCATTTGTTCATCGATTGCCCGAACCCGATCTAA
- the pta gene encoding phosphate acetyltransferase — MQTFFIAPTDFGVGLTSISLGLVRTLERAGLKVGFFKPIAQPHPGDTGPERSTELVARTHGLKPPQPLGLAHVERMLGDGQLDELLEEIITLYQQAAVGKDVLIVEGMVPTRSASYAARVNLHLAKSLDAEVILVSAPENEVLTELSGRVELQAQLFGGPKDPKVLGVILNKVRTDESMEAFSARLKEHSPLLRSGEFRLLGCIPYQPELNAPRTRDVADLMGAQILNAGDYESRRMTKIIICARTMRNTVELLKPGVLVVTPGDRDDIILAVSLAAINGVPLAGLLLTSDTLPDPRIMDLCRGAFQAGLPVLSVSTGSYDTANQLNSLNKEIPIDDRERAEIITDFVASHLDARWLHQRCGTPREMRLSPAVFRYQLIQRAQAANKRIVLPEGSEPLTVQAAAICQARGIARCVLLAKPADVEAVARAHGIELPEGLEILDPDLIRQRYVEPMVALRKSKSLNAPMAEQQLEDTVVIATMMLALDEVDGLVSGVIHSTANTIRPALQLIKTAPGCTLVSSVFFMLFPEQVLVYGDCVMNPHPSAAELAEIALQSADSAAAFGITPRVAMISYSSGDSASGEEVEKVREATLLAHEQQSSLLIDGPLQYDAAANETVARQLAPNSLVAGKATVFVFPDLNTGNTTHKAVQRSADCVSLGPMLQGLRKPVNDLPRGAQVDDIVYTIALTAIQAANRPMDI; from the coding sequence ATGCAGACTTTTTTTATCGCGCCCACCGATTTTGGTGTGGGTCTGACCTCCATCAGCCTTGGGCTGGTGCGCACCCTTGAACGGGCCGGGCTGAAAGTCGGCTTTTTCAAACCGATTGCCCAGCCACACCCTGGCGACACCGGCCCCGAGCGCTCCACTGAGCTGGTGGCCCGCACCCACGGTCTGAAACCGCCGCAACCGCTGGGCCTGGCCCACGTGGAGCGCATGCTCGGCGACGGCCAGCTCGACGAGCTGCTCGAAGAAATCATCACCCTGTATCAGCAAGCCGCTGTGGGCAAGGACGTGCTGATTGTCGAAGGCATGGTACCGACCCGCAGCGCCAGCTATGCGGCACGGGTCAACCTGCACTTGGCCAAGAGCCTCGACGCGGAAGTGATCCTGGTGTCGGCGCCGGAAAACGAAGTGCTCACCGAGCTCTCCGGCCGCGTGGAATTGCAGGCCCAGCTGTTCGGCGGCCCGAAAGACCCGAAAGTGCTGGGCGTGATCCTCAACAAAGTGCGCACCGACGAAAGCATGGAAGCGTTCTCGGCGCGCCTCAAAGAGCATTCGCCGCTGTTGCGCAGCGGTGAATTCCGCCTGCTCGGCTGCATCCCCTACCAGCCCGAACTCAACGCACCGCGCACCCGCGACGTGGCCGACCTGATGGGCGCGCAGATCCTCAACGCCGGCGACTATGAAAGCCGGCGCATGACCAAGATCATCATCTGCGCGCGCACCATGCGTAACACCGTGGAATTGCTCAAGCCCGGCGTGCTGGTGGTAACCCCGGGCGACCGCGATGACATCATCCTCGCCGTCAGCCTGGCCGCGATCAACGGCGTGCCGCTGGCTGGGCTGCTGCTGACCAGCGACACACTGCCCGACCCGCGTATTATGGATTTGTGCCGTGGTGCGTTCCAGGCCGGGCTGCCGGTGCTGTCGGTGAGCACGGGCTCCTACGATACGGCGAACCAACTCAACAGCCTCAACAAAGAAATCCCGATTGATGACCGCGAGCGCGCAGAAATCATCACCGATTTCGTCGCCAGCCACCTCGATGCGCGCTGGCTGCACCAACGCTGCGGCACGCCACGGGAGATGCGCCTCTCGCCGGCCGTGTTCCGCTACCAGTTAATCCAGCGCGCCCAAGCCGCCAACAAGCGCATCGTGTTGCCCGAAGGCAGCGAGCCACTGACCGTGCAAGCCGCCGCCATCTGTCAGGCGCGCGGCATTGCGCGTTGCGTGCTGCTGGCTAAACCTGCGGATGTGGAAGCGGTCGCCCGCGCCCACGGCATTGAGTTGCCTGAAGGCCTGGAGATTCTCGACCCTGACCTGATTCGCCAGCGTTATGTAGAACCGATGGTCGCGCTGCGCAAGAGCAAGAGCCTCAACGCGCCGATGGCCGAGCAGCAACTGGAAGACACAGTGGTGATCGCCACCATGATGCTCGCGCTGGATGAAGTGGACGGCCTGGTTTCCGGGGTTATCCACTCCACCGCCAACACCATCCGCCCTGCCCTGCAGCTGATTAAAACCGCGCCCGGCTGCACGTTGGTCTCATCGGTGTTCTTCATGCTGTTCCCGGAGCAGGTGCTGGTCTACGGCGACTGCGTGATGAACCCGCACCCAAGCGCCGCAGAACTGGCGGAAATCGCCCTGCAAAGTGCCGACTCGGCGGCCGCGTTCGGCATCACCCCGCGCGTGGCGATGATCAGCTACTCCAGCGGCGATTCGGCCAGCGGTGAGGAGGTCGAAAAAGTCCGTGAAGCCACCCTGCTCGCCCACGAACAACAAAGCTCGCTGCTGATCGACGGGCCATTGCAGTACGACGCCGCCGCCAACGAAACCGTGGCCCGGCAGTTGGCGCCCAACAGCCTGGTCGCCGGCAAAGCCACGGTGTTTGTGTTCCCGGACCTGAACACCGGCAACACCACGCACAAGGCGGTGCAACGCAGCGCCGATTGCGTGAGCCTGGGGCCAATGCTGCAAGGCCTGCGCAAACCGGTAAACGATCTGCCGCGCGGTGCCCAAGTGGATGACATCGTGTACACCATCGCACTCACTGCGATTCAAGCCGCCAACCGACCTATGGATATCTAA
- a CDS encoding acyltransferase, with protein MLDFLPAAVRGVIASLLLALNTILLCSFLFIVALFKALPFAKRFSEWLMNHTHEAWVTNNKGWMNLVRRTRWHLTGLEGLDYEHSYLVTSNHQSWVDIMVLQYVLNRRIRPLKFFLKQELIWVPVIGLAWWALGFPFMKRYTKAYLEKHPEKKGKDLETTRKTCAKFRDNPVGIFNFAEGTRFTPGKHAQQKSPFRYLLKPKAGGIAFVLDAMGEQLKSLVNVTIHYPGGRPGYWDLLCGNVKDVVVHFEEVQIPAGFIGKNYEQDGEYRLAFQGWINQLWEDKDQLLAKLHTDFPDRH; from the coding sequence ATGCTGGATTTTCTACCTGCCGCCGTGCGCGGGGTGATCGCGTCCTTATTGTTGGCGCTGAACACGATCCTGCTGTGCTCGTTTCTGTTTATCGTCGCGCTGTTCAAAGCGCTGCCGTTTGCCAAGCGCTTCAGCGAATGGCTGATGAACCACACCCACGAAGCTTGGGTGACCAACAATAAGGGCTGGATGAACCTGGTACGGCGCACGCGCTGGCACCTGACCGGCCTTGAAGGGCTGGACTATGAGCACTCCTACCTGGTGACCAGCAACCACCAGAGCTGGGTCGACATCATGGTGTTGCAATACGTGCTCAATCGCCGGATTCGCCCGCTGAAGTTCTTCCTCAAGCAGGAACTGATCTGGGTGCCGGTGATAGGCCTGGCGTGGTGGGCGTTGGGCTTTCCGTTCATGAAGCGCTACACCAAGGCCTACCTGGAGAAGCACCCGGAGAAGAAAGGCAAAGACCTGGAAACCACCCGCAAGACCTGTGCGAAGTTTCGTGACAACCCGGTGGGCATTTTCAACTTTGCCGAAGGCACACGCTTTACGCCAGGCAAGCATGCCCAGCAGAAGTCGCCGTTTCGCTATTTGCTCAAGCCTAAGGCGGGCGGGATTGCGTTTGTGCTGGATGCCATGGGTGAGCAGCTGAAGTCATTGGTCAACGTGACCATTCACTACCCTGGCGGGCGCCCAGGGTATTGGGATTTGCTGTGTGGGAATGTGAAGGATGTGGTGGTGCACTTTGAAGAGGTGCAGATTCCAGCCGGGTTTATCGGCAAGAATTATGAGCAGGATGGCGAGTATCGGTTGGCGTTTCAGGGGTGGATTAACCAGCTGTGGGAAGACAAAGACCAACTGCTCGCCAAACTGCACACAGATTTCCCAGACCGCCACTGA